One Coffea arabica cultivar ET-39 chromosome 5c, Coffea Arabica ET-39 HiFi, whole genome shotgun sequence DNA window includes the following coding sequences:
- the LOC113689794 gene encoding acidic endochitinase-like, which produces MARCFRSLLIAITSLWMLSSLIRSSDAAGIATYWGQHTDEGSLEDACRRNTYDYVNLAFLINFGGGQTPELNLAGHCEPSDCSSLSSEIKACQSRGTQVLLSLGGAPNLSSADDAKEVASYLYNNFLGGESENRPLGDAVLDGIDFHIQGGKRDFLDDLAKALSEYSTSERRVHLSAAPQCFYPDYYLDAAIRTGLFDYVWVQFYNNPPCQYSMGNANNLFYSWSSHWASYPGVNKLFLGLPASPEAAPSGGYIPPQVLIREILPYVRGYPNYGGVMLWNAFYDENYSQAIRPYVNPETLACDRKSMLKSPSNCDIKIKSYVTK; this is translated from the coding sequence aTGGCTCGCTGTTTTAGATCACTACTCATAGCAATAACATCCCTGTGGATGTTATCTTCACTGATCAGGTCTTCCGATGCTGCTGGAATTGCCACCTACTGGGGCCAACACACCGACGAAGGAAGCCTGGAAGACGCATGCCGGAGAAATACCTACGACTACGTGAATCTTGCCTTTCTGATAAATTTTGGCGGTGGCCAGACACCAGAATTGAACTTAGCTGGGCATTGTGAGCCAAGCGATTGCTCCTCCCTTAGTTCTGAGATAAAAGCTTGCCAGAGCCGAGGCACCCAAGTGCTTCTTTCTCTCGGTGGAGCTCCAAACCTCTCTTCCGCCGATGATGCCAAGGAAGTCGCGTCCTATCTCTATAATAATTTCCTTGGCGGTGAATCAGAAAATCGTCCATTAGGCGATGCTGTCTTAGACGGTATAGACTTTCATATCCAAGGTGGAAAGAGGGATTTCTTGGATGATCTCGCCAAGGCGCTCTCAGAATATAGCACATCAGAGAGGAGGGTGCACTTATCTGCAGCACCACAATGTTTCTATCCTGACTATTATCTCGACGCTGCTATCAGAACTGGCCTCTTTGATTATGTGTGGGTGCAATTTTACAACAATCCGCCTTGTCAGTATAGTATGGGCAATGCCAACAACCTCTTCTACAGTTGGAGTTCTCATTGGGCTTCATACCCAGGAGTTAATAAACTATTCCTGGGATTACCTGCATCCCCTGAAGCCGCTCCTAGTGGCGGTTACATTCCACCTCAGGTGCTTAttcgcgaaattcttccctatGTCCGGGGCTATCCCAACTATGGAGGCGTCATGCTTTGGAACGCATTCTATGACGAGAATTACAGTCAGGCAATCAGGCCTTATGTTAACCCTGAAACGCTGGCTTGCGATCGCAAGTCCATGCTAAAGTCCCCAAGCAATTGCGACATAAAGATAAAGTCTTATGTGACTAAATAA